One Ranitomeya variabilis isolate aRanVar5 chromosome 5, aRanVar5.hap1, whole genome shotgun sequence DNA window includes the following coding sequences:
- the IL12B gene encoding interleukin-12 subunit beta isoform X1 — MGHLLPTLLLLICTDLLQASKYFHLKEKTLIVEVQNYKGETVTLECNTTAYTSAELDSKKIHWSRRGHTGKTLTVEVSEKPDAKNYTCKLENGGIIDYTHIVIHHLDHSFYKKSLKVKNPISCIMKNYSGHFTCSWNGTNDPNIEFFFEALNNDSTVACGSIEKHTTEGNLVPSYTVTCHDTHICRYSEDPGYSVTLHVLNVTTYEQYNHFFTLRNIIKPDPPQNLHINKTDNSLSLQWKYPKTWCNAHLFYPLIFNVKVERKGPHQEENYLNVHQEVLPVDYKDITQFCVQARDMFHVHSYWSNWSCSKKEENTGKQNKEKDKKNKKKKKSKKKQNAS; from the exons ATGGGGCACCTTTTACCAACACTCCTTTTACTTATATGTACAGATCTTCTACAGGCATCCAAGTATTTTCACTTAAAGGAAAAAA CTTTGATTGTAGAGGTTCAAAATTATAAAGGGGAAACTGTGACCCTGGAGTGCAATACTACTGCTTATACCAGTGCTGAACTCGACAGCAAAAAAATACACTGGAGCAGAAGAGGCCACACGGGCAAAACCCTGACTGTAGAAGTGAGCGAAAAGCCGGATGCAAAAAACTATACGTGCAAGCTGGAAAATGGTGGGATCATTGACTACACGCACATTGTGATACATCACCTGGATCACAGTTTTTACAAGAAAAGTCTCA AAGTGAAAAATCCAATAAGTTGTATCATGAAAAACTACAGCGGCCACTTCACCTGCTCATGGAATGGGACCAACGATCCGAATATTGAGTTCTTCTTTGAAGCCTTGAACAA TGACAGCACAGTTGCCTGTGGGAGCATCGAGAAGCATACCACCGAGGGAAACCTGGTCCCCAGCTACACGGTGACATGCCATGACACTCACATATGCCGTTACTCAGAGGATCCCGGGTATTCTGTAACGCTGCACGTCTTGAATGTGACCACATATGAGCAATACAACCATTTCTTCACCTTGAGGAACATCA TAAAACCGGatccgccacaaaatctccacatcaATAAGACGGACAACAGCCTTTCCTTACAATGGAAGTATCCCAAAACTTGGTGCAACGCCCATTTATTCTATCCCCTCATTTTTAATGTCAAGGTGGAAAGAAAGGGCCCACATCAGGAAGAG AACTACCTGAATGTCCACCAGGAGGTCCTGCCCGTGGACTACAAGGACATTACACAGTTCTGTGTCCAAGCCAGGGACATGTTCCACGTTCACTCGTACTGGAGCAACTGGTCATGTTCCAA AAAGGAAGAAAACACCGGGAAGCAAAATAAGGAGAAGGATAAGAagaacaaaaagaagaaaaagagcaaGAAGAAGCAAAATGCATCATAA
- the IL12B gene encoding interleukin-12 subunit beta isoform X2 has translation MGHLLPTLLLLICTDLLQASKYFHLKEKTLIVEVQNYKGETVTLECNTTAYTSAELDSKKIHWSRRGHTGKTLTVEVSEKPDAKNYTCKLENGGIIDYTHIVIHHLDHSFYKKSLKVKNPISCIMKNYSGHFTCSWNGTNDPNIEFFFEALNNDSTVACGSIEKHTTEGNLVPSYTVTCHDTHICRYSEDPGYSVTLHVLNVTTYEQYNHFFTLRNIIKPDPPQNLHINKTDNSLSLQWKYPKTWCNAHLFYPLIFNVKVERKGPHQEENYLNVHQEVLPVDYKDITQFCVQARDMFHVHSYWSNWSCSK, from the exons ATGGGGCACCTTTTACCAACACTCCTTTTACTTATATGTACAGATCTTCTACAGGCATCCAAGTATTTTCACTTAAAGGAAAAAA CTTTGATTGTAGAGGTTCAAAATTATAAAGGGGAAACTGTGACCCTGGAGTGCAATACTACTGCTTATACCAGTGCTGAACTCGACAGCAAAAAAATACACTGGAGCAGAAGAGGCCACACGGGCAAAACCCTGACTGTAGAAGTGAGCGAAAAGCCGGATGCAAAAAACTATACGTGCAAGCTGGAAAATGGTGGGATCATTGACTACACGCACATTGTGATACATCACCTGGATCACAGTTTTTACAAGAAAAGTCTCA AAGTGAAAAATCCAATAAGTTGTATCATGAAAAACTACAGCGGCCACTTCACCTGCTCATGGAATGGGACCAACGATCCGAATATTGAGTTCTTCTTTGAAGCCTTGAACAA TGACAGCACAGTTGCCTGTGGGAGCATCGAGAAGCATACCACCGAGGGAAACCTGGTCCCCAGCTACACGGTGACATGCCATGACACTCACATATGCCGTTACTCAGAGGATCCCGGGTATTCTGTAACGCTGCACGTCTTGAATGTGACCACATATGAGCAATACAACCATTTCTTCACCTTGAGGAACATCA TAAAACCGGatccgccacaaaatctccacatcaATAAGACGGACAACAGCCTTTCCTTACAATGGAAGTATCCCAAAACTTGGTGCAACGCCCATTTATTCTATCCCCTCATTTTTAATGTCAAGGTGGAAAGAAAGGGCCCACATCAGGAAGAG AACTACCTGAATGTCCACCAGGAGGTCCTGCCCGTGGACTACAAGGACATTACACAGTTCTGTGTCCAAGCCAGGGACATGTTCCACGTTCACTCGTACTGGAGCAACTGGTCATGTTCCAAGTAG